One genomic segment of Actinoplanes ianthinogenes includes these proteins:
- a CDS encoding efflux RND transporter periplasmic adaptor subunit — translation MSKLTGQNRSKRRIRWIGAAIVVVGAGAAVTVAVLHDRNDARRSAEVVAVAVDKGKVTLDVATTGTVEPATTRELSFAVAGTVEAITVRPGTKVTAGQTLATVDDTGAADDVTSAETILSDARDRLDDAEATAASVTAAATACATTNTGHLTAVGEPSAAVSAAAATACPTRGYPDTGNDSILAAQQTVNRATRAVAEARAALGGAVIKAPIAGTVVAVAGSVGDTVSSGKTFVTLADTYTMQVRADFPEADAGSLRVGQTGTVTLADHDDPLKATVVQVDPVGTSDGALVRYGVVLSFTAPPSDLLVGQSAQVTVRVGETGDVLRIPSTAVHDISGGSGTVLVRTGSVSTRRTVTVGLRGDQHTEVTAGLTAGEQVVRSW, via the coding sequence ATGAGCAAGCTGACGGGGCAAAACCGGTCTAAACGACGCATTCGGTGGATAGGCGCCGCGATCGTCGTGGTGGGCGCCGGCGCCGCGGTGACGGTCGCAGTGCTGCACGATCGGAACGACGCGCGGCGATCCGCCGAGGTCGTCGCGGTCGCCGTGGACAAGGGCAAGGTCACCCTGGACGTGGCCACCACCGGCACGGTCGAGCCGGCCACCACCCGGGAGCTCTCCTTCGCGGTCGCCGGCACGGTCGAGGCGATCACCGTGCGGCCCGGTACCAAGGTCACCGCCGGGCAGACCCTGGCCACCGTCGACGACACCGGCGCCGCGGACGACGTGACCAGCGCCGAGACCATCCTGAGCGACGCCCGGGACCGGCTGGACGACGCGGAGGCGACGGCCGCCTCGGTCACCGCGGCCGCGACCGCCTGCGCGACCACGAACACCGGGCACCTGACCGCGGTGGGCGAGCCGTCGGCCGCGGTCAGTGCCGCGGCCGCGACGGCCTGCCCGACCCGGGGCTACCCGGACACCGGCAACGACTCGATCCTCGCCGCGCAGCAGACCGTCAACCGGGCCACCCGGGCGGTCGCCGAGGCCAGGGCGGCGCTCGGCGGCGCGGTGATCAAGGCGCCGATCGCCGGGACCGTCGTCGCCGTCGCGGGCAGCGTCGGCGACACGGTGAGCAGCGGGAAGACCTTCGTGACGCTGGCCGACACGTACACGATGCAGGTGCGGGCGGACTTCCCGGAGGCGGACGCCGGCTCGCTGAGGGTGGGCCAGACCGGCACGGTCACCCTGGCCGACCACGACGATCCCCTGAAGGCCACCGTGGTGCAGGTCGACCCGGTCGGCACCTCGGACGGCGCCCTGGTCCGTTACGGCGTGGTGCTCTCCTTCACCGCACCACCCAGCGACCTGCTGGTCGGGCAGTCGGCACAGGTCACGGTCCGGGTCGGCGAGACCGGGGACGTGCTGCGCATCCCGTCCACGGCGGTGCACGACATCTCCGGCGGCTCGGGCACCGTGCTGGTGCGTACCGGCTCGGTGAGCACCCGGCGCACGGTGACCGTCGGCCTGCGCGGCGATCAGCACACCGAGGTGACCGCCGGGCTCACCGCCGGCGAGCAGGTCGTGCGTTCCTGGTGA
- a CDS encoding ABC transporter permease gives MNAAEILRFALRGLSANKLRSVLTMLGILIGVAAVILLVAVGNGSARAIADRISALGTNTLTVMSTSQGTSGGGLTMKVADALDDPVLAPHVASVSPVVSTSATITYEGSDHDVGSFVGTTPSWFGASNFPVGTGALFTADDQAQARRVVVIGQTVAEELFSGVDPVGKQVTVGGALFTVVGVLDEKSSSGFSDANDTAVAPIAAVRQVLAGYGTLSSILVEARDSDQVDTVESEVATVLDRKLPAAGDGTAAYRIQNASQLLETQTETADTFTTLLGAVAAISLLVGGIGITNIMLVTVTERTREIGIRKALGAPRRVVLSQFLIEATLLSVIGGGLGVAAALIGSRFSIVGVQPVIVPSSVALALGVSVLIGLFFGGLPAARAARLRPIDALRYE, from the coding sequence ATGAACGCCGCCGAGATCCTGCGGTTCGCCCTGCGCGGGCTGTCCGCCAACAAGCTCCGCTCGGTGCTCACCATGCTGGGCATCCTGATCGGCGTCGCCGCCGTGATCCTGCTGGTCGCCGTCGGCAACGGCTCGGCCCGGGCGATCGCCGACCGGATCTCCGCGCTCGGCACCAACACGCTGACTGTGATGAGCACCAGCCAGGGGACCAGCGGCGGCGGCCTCACCATGAAGGTCGCCGACGCGCTCGACGATCCGGTCCTCGCGCCGCACGTGGCATCCGTGTCGCCGGTGGTCAGCACGTCGGCCACGATCACCTACGAGGGCAGCGACCACGACGTCGGCTCGTTCGTCGGCACCACGCCGTCCTGGTTCGGCGCCTCCAACTTCCCGGTCGGGACCGGCGCGCTGTTCACCGCCGACGACCAGGCGCAGGCCCGCCGGGTGGTGGTGATCGGGCAGACCGTCGCCGAGGAGCTGTTCTCCGGCGTCGACCCGGTCGGCAAGCAGGTCACCGTGGGCGGGGCGCTGTTCACCGTCGTCGGGGTGCTGGACGAGAAGAGCTCCAGCGGCTTCAGCGACGCCAACGACACCGCGGTCGCGCCGATCGCCGCGGTCCGCCAGGTGCTCGCCGGGTACGGCACGCTCAGCTCGATCCTGGTCGAGGCCCGGGACAGCGACCAGGTCGACACGGTGGAGAGCGAGGTGGCCACCGTGCTGGACCGGAAGCTGCCGGCCGCCGGTGACGGGACGGCCGCGTACCGGATCCAGAACGCCTCCCAGCTGCTGGAGACGCAGACCGAGACCGCGGACACGTTCACCACCCTGCTCGGCGCGGTGGCCGCGATCAGTCTGCTGGTCGGCGGCATCGGGATCACCAACATCATGCTGGTCACGGTCACCGAGCGGACCCGGGAGATCGGCATCCGCAAGGCGCTCGGCGCGCCCCGCCGGGTGGTGCTCAGCCAGTTCCTGATCGAGGCGACCCTGCTCAGCGTGATCGGCGGCGGTCTCGGCGTGGCCGCCGCGCTGATCGGCAGCCGGTTCTCGATCGTCGGCGTGCAGCCGGTGATCGTACCCAGCTCGGTGGCGCTCGCCCTCGGCGTCTCGGTGCTGATCGGACTCTTCTTCGGCGGGCTGCCGGCGGCCCGGGCCGCCCGGCTCCGGCCGATCGACGCGTTGCGTTACGAGTGA
- a CDS encoding efflux RND transporter periplasmic adaptor subunit encodes MKALRRPSTAINALLALLIVGAAIWGVNLIRSTSSGNSAKATDIRTVTVSQGTVTKTVSADGTVESASTAAATFTTAGTVTTIKVKVGDQVTKGQQLAAVDPTDADRELALARANLDAANDALDRAEAAGTDTTAAENEVTAATLAVADAKAAVAGTKLTAPMAGTVTAVNGSLGGSSASTGSSSTGTGGTGGSAASTSAGGFIDLADLTKLQITAAFSEADATGLKAGQSATITWNALENAETTGKVVAVDPTATTSNSVVTYGVTISLPDPPDGAKPGQTVSVSVVTGSVENATMVNSVAVTESGRRSTVTVLGATGQQEVRQVQVGLEGDDAYQITSGLAAGEKVVIPVSTTTSGTSTSRGGFGTGGGGFTGGGGAPPGGR; translated from the coding sequence GTGAAAGCCCTTCGCAGACCCAGCACGGCGATCAACGCCCTGCTGGCCCTACTGATCGTCGGCGCCGCGATCTGGGGCGTCAACCTGATCCGCAGCACCTCGTCCGGCAACTCGGCGAAAGCCACGGACATCCGCACCGTCACCGTCTCGCAGGGCACGGTCACCAAGACCGTCAGCGCGGACGGCACGGTGGAGAGCGCCTCGACCGCCGCCGCCACGTTCACCACGGCCGGCACGGTCACCACCATCAAGGTCAAGGTCGGCGACCAGGTCACCAAGGGTCAGCAGCTGGCCGCGGTCGACCCCACCGACGCCGACCGGGAGCTGGCGCTCGCCCGGGCCAACCTGGACGCCGCGAACGACGCCCTGGACCGGGCCGAGGCCGCCGGCACCGACACCACCGCCGCGGAGAACGAGGTCACCGCGGCGACCCTGGCGGTGGCCGACGCCAAGGCCGCGGTCGCCGGCACCAAGCTGACCGCACCGATGGCCGGCACCGTCACCGCGGTCAACGGCTCGCTCGGCGGCTCGTCCGCGTCGACCGGTTCGTCGTCCACCGGAACGGGCGGCACCGGCGGGTCGGCGGCGAGCACGTCGGCCGGCGGCTTCATCGACCTCGCCGACCTGACCAAGCTGCAGATCACCGCCGCCTTCTCCGAGGCCGACGCCACCGGGCTCAAGGCCGGCCAGTCCGCCACCATCACCTGGAACGCGCTGGAGAACGCCGAGACCACCGGCAAGGTGGTGGCCGTCGACCCGACCGCGACCACCAGCAACAGCGTGGTCACCTACGGCGTGACGATCAGCCTGCCGGACCCGCCGGACGGGGCCAAGCCCGGTCAGACGGTCAGCGTCTCGGTGGTCACCGGCAGCGTGGAGAACGCCACGATGGTCAACTCGGTGGCCGTCACGGAGAGCGGGCGGCGGTCCACCGTCACCGTGCTCGGCGCCACCGGCCAGCAGGAGGTCCGGCAGGTCCAGGTGGGGCTGGAGGGCGACGACGCGTACCAGATCACCTCCGGGCTGGCCGCCGGCGAGAAAGTGGTGATCCCGGTCAGCACCACCACCAGCGGTACCTCGACCTCGCGCGGTGGCTTCGGCACCGGTGGTGGCGGGTTCACCGGTGGTGGCGGCGCCCCACCCGGAGGTCGCTGA
- a CDS encoding DUF5666 domain-containing protein yields the protein MNDDTDVLPRTPTEAEHEDLNSAIAHAAPKRWWNRTTLVLAGLVLLVGGFLGGVQVHKHWGSSASSSATTATPSGGGAFPGGAGMPSGAIGQGQARPGGGTAGTVTKVDGSILYVQTEAGETITVRTSDSTAVSKTTPATVAELTTGLKVTIEGIPDSEGIISATAITAS from the coding sequence ATGAACGACGACACGGATGTCCTGCCCCGCACCCCGACCGAGGCCGAGCACGAGGACCTGAACAGCGCCATCGCGCACGCCGCGCCGAAGCGCTGGTGGAACCGGACCACGCTGGTGCTGGCCGGGCTGGTGCTGCTGGTCGGCGGGTTCCTCGGTGGCGTGCAGGTCCACAAGCACTGGGGCTCGTCCGCATCCTCGTCCGCCACGACCGCCACGCCGTCCGGTGGCGGCGCCTTCCCCGGCGGGGCCGGGATGCCCAGCGGCGCGATCGGTCAGGGTCAGGCCAGGCCGGGTGGTGGGACCGCCGGGACGGTCACCAAGGTCGACGGCAGCATTCTTTACGTGCAGACCGAGGCGGGGGAGACCATTACGGTACGCACGTCCGACAGCACCGCCGTGAGCAAGACGACGCCCGCCACCGTGGCCGAGCTGACCACCGGCCTGAAGGTGACGATCGAGGGCATCCCCGACAGCGAGGGCATCATCTCCGCCACGGCCATCACCGCGAGTTGA
- a CDS encoding nucleoside hydrolase has protein sequence MNSTDDPDWTQLRQQWQGMVDLGRRHPDTPLGRVADRLAAAPPPAESPSGPVIIDTDIGGDADDAIALAVAALRLPDLALVLTGDECDRQRARFATHFLAELGRPEVPVVAGADLGNDRYLCVRDLIPPETPAPTGDVVAAVEAVCAATDGPVRWVGMGPMSNLAAVLAARPHLAERLLVTQMGGALRYRDPTRAEHNVRLDPAAAVAVVRTPGLPLWLVTSDVTFTPELEVTAAGPLYAALTAPDAPAWARTLRAHLDRWFTGFHPGTIQHDALTLSAALHLPFVDFDTTAVSFDDIGRMREDPDGTTVPLSTGAHYPAFMTWLHRQLLPSAPVPAA, from the coding sequence GTGAACAGTACTGACGACCCGGACTGGACGCAGCTGCGGCAGCAGTGGCAGGGCATGGTCGACTTGGGACGACGACACCCGGACACACCACTGGGGAGGGTCGCCGACCGGCTGGCCGCCGCGCCGCCGCCGGCCGAGTCGCCGAGCGGACCGGTCATCATCGACACCGACATCGGCGGCGACGCGGACGACGCCATCGCGCTCGCCGTGGCCGCGCTCCGGCTGCCCGACCTCGCGCTGGTGCTGACCGGCGACGAGTGCGACCGGCAGCGGGCCCGGTTCGCCACGCACTTCCTCGCCGAGCTGGGCCGGCCGGAGGTGCCGGTGGTCGCCGGCGCCGACCTCGGCAACGATCGATACCTGTGCGTGCGGGACCTGATCCCGCCGGAGACCCCCGCGCCCACCGGCGACGTCGTCGCCGCGGTCGAGGCGGTGTGCGCGGCCACCGACGGCCCGGTCCGCTGGGTCGGCATGGGTCCGATGAGCAACCTGGCGGCCGTGCTCGCCGCCCGCCCGCACCTGGCCGAGCGGCTCCTGGTCACCCAGATGGGCGGCGCCTTGCGGTACCGCGACCCGACCCGCGCGGAGCACAACGTCCGCCTGGACCCGGCCGCCGCCGTCGCCGTCGTCCGGACGCCCGGCCTGCCGCTGTGGCTGGTCACCTCGGACGTCACCTTCACCCCCGAGCTGGAGGTCACCGCGGCCGGCCCGCTCTACGCGGCGCTGACCGCCCCGGACGCCCCGGCGTGGGCGCGGACCCTGCGGGCACATCTGGACCGCTGGTTCACCGGGTTCCACCCCGGCACCATCCAGCACGACGCGCTGACCCTGAGCGCCGCCCTGCACCTGCCGTTCGTCGACTTCGACACCACCGCCGTGTCGTTCGACGACATCGGGCGGATGCGGGAGGACCCGGACGGGACGACGGTGCCGCTCTCCACCGGGGCACACTATCCGGCGTTCATGACCTGGCTGCACCGGCAGCTGCTGCCGTCCGCCCCGGTCCCGGCGGCATGA
- a CDS encoding ABC transporter ATP-binding protein — protein sequence MARPVLDVRDLTKVYGEGETSVRALDGVSMRVAHGDYVAIMGSSGSGKSTLMNILGCLDVPTSGRYLLDGVDVSRLSDGQLALVRNRLIGFVFQAFNLIPRTSAVANVELPLAYSGMRAAERRRRALFALDVVGLADRADHEPNQLSGGQQQRVAVARALVTEPALLLADEPTGNLDSHATEEVLQVFDDLNAAGRTIVLITHEDEVAARADRLIRLLDGRVTADLRQDHAGRHAA from the coding sequence ATGGCCCGGCCGGTCCTGGACGTTCGAGACCTCACCAAGGTCTACGGCGAGGGGGAGACCTCGGTGCGCGCCCTCGACGGTGTGTCGATGCGGGTCGCCCACGGCGACTACGTGGCGATCATGGGCTCGTCCGGGTCCGGCAAGTCCACCCTGATGAACATCCTCGGCTGCCTGGACGTCCCGACGAGCGGGCGGTACCTGCTCGACGGGGTGGACGTCAGCCGGCTCTCCGACGGCCAGCTCGCCCTGGTCCGGAACCGGCTGATCGGATTCGTGTTCCAGGCGTTCAACCTGATCCCGCGGACGTCGGCGGTGGCGAACGTCGAGCTGCCGCTGGCGTATTCGGGGATGCGCGCCGCCGAGCGCCGGCGACGCGCCCTGTTCGCCCTCGACGTGGTCGGCCTGGCCGACCGGGCCGACCACGAGCCCAACCAGCTCTCCGGAGGCCAGCAGCAGCGCGTCGCGGTGGCCCGGGCGCTGGTCACCGAGCCGGCCCTGCTGCTCGCCGACGAACCCACCGGCAATCTGGACAGTCACGCCACCGAAGAGGTGCTCCAGGTGTTCGACGACCTCAACGCGGCCGGCCGCACGATCGTGCTGATCACCCACGAGGACGAGGTGGCCGCCCGCGCCGACCGGCTGATCAGGCTGCTCGACGGCCGGGTCACCGCGGACCTGCGCCAGGACCACGCGGGGCGGCACGCCGCATGA